The Zingiber officinale cultivar Zhangliang chromosome 10A, Zo_v1.1, whole genome shotgun sequence genome contains a region encoding:
- the LOC122027540 gene encoding dehydrin COR410-like, which produces MSDQADQLQHEIAKEDEEIKEEDVHDHVVLVTGSDGKVKVQGEEEGKKESFLQKLHRSDSSSAGSSGDEEVEGEKNKKKKKRDIKEKIVIDDEGRKEEVEDTEVVVEKVEAIRVEQSAVAPEEEEKKGFLEKIKEKLPSNLGKIMEKLPGYHKADQEKEGAKKN; this is translated from the exons ATGTCGGATCAGGCTGATCAATTACAGCATGAGATTGCGAAGGAGGACGAGGAGATCAAGGAGGAAGATGTGCACGATCACGTGGTTCTGGTCACCGGCAGTGACGGCAAGGTTAAGGTTCAGGGAGAGGAGGAGGGCAAGAAAGAGAGCTTTCTTCAAAAGCTTCACCGGTCCGACAGTTCTAGCGCCGGTTCG TCGGGTGACGAAGAAGTGGAAggagagaagaacaagaagaagaaaaagagagataTAAAGGAAAAGATTGTCATCGACGACGAAGGGAGGAAGGAAGAAGTGGAGGACACAGAGGTGGTGGTGGAGAAGGTGGAGGCCATCAGAGTGGAGCAGTCGGCGGTGGCAccggaggaagaggagaagaagggcttCCTGGAGAAGATCAAGGAGAAGCTCCCGAGCAACCTGGGGAAGATAATGGAGAAGTTGCCAGGCTATCACAAGGCTGATCAGGAGAAAGAGGGAGCTAAGAAGAACTAG
- the LOC122027908 gene encoding LOB domain-containing protein 16-like isoform X1 — protein sequence MASSTSGTGVGSPCGACKFLRRRCTQECVFAPYFDSEQSPAQFAAIHKVFGASNVSKLLAQLPVHLRCDAVVTVAYEAQARIRDPVYGCVAHIFALQKQQVSMLQAQLMQVKAQLAYQASSSTLPPAANGGSDGDRLLMQQVMGCKEEPHHHFGELHAMAQRLMRS from the exons ATGGCGTCGTCGACGAGCGGTACGGGAGTGGGATCGCCGTGCGGCGCGTGCAAGTTCCTGCGGCGGCGGTGCACGCAGGAGTGCGTCTTCGCGCCCTACTTCGACTCGGAGCAGTCGCCGGCGCAGTTCGCCGCCATCCACAAGGTGTTCGGGGCCAGCAACGTGTCCAAGCTGCTGGCGCAGCTGCCGGTTCACCTGCGCTGCGACGCGGTCGTCACCGTCGCCTACGAGGCGCAGGCGCGGATCAGGGATCCCGTCTACGGATGCGTCGCCCACATCTTCGCCCTCCAAAAACAG CAGGTGTCGATGCTGCAAGCGCAGTTGATGCAGGTGAAGGCGCAGTTGGCTTACCAGGCGTCGTCGTCGACGCTGCCGCCGGCTGCGAACGGGGGATCAGATGGGGATCGCTTGCTGATGCAGCAGGTCATGGGCTGTAAGGAGGAGCCACACCATCACTTCGGGGAGCTTCATGCCATGGCTCAGAGATTGATGAGGAGCTAA
- the LOC122027908 gene encoding LOB domain-containing protein 16-like isoform X2, which translates to MASSTSGTGVGSPCGACKFLRRRCTQECVFAPYFDSEQSPAQFAAIHKVFGASNVSKLLAQLPVHLRCDAVVTVAYEAQARIRDPVYGCVAHIFALQKQVSMLQAQLMQVKAQLAYQASSSTLPPAANGGSDGDRLLMQQVMGCKEEPHHHFGELHAMAQRLMRS; encoded by the exons ATGGCGTCGTCGACGAGCGGTACGGGAGTGGGATCGCCGTGCGGCGCGTGCAAGTTCCTGCGGCGGCGGTGCACGCAGGAGTGCGTCTTCGCGCCCTACTTCGACTCGGAGCAGTCGCCGGCGCAGTTCGCCGCCATCCACAAGGTGTTCGGGGCCAGCAACGTGTCCAAGCTGCTGGCGCAGCTGCCGGTTCACCTGCGCTGCGACGCGGTCGTCACCGTCGCCTACGAGGCGCAGGCGCGGATCAGGGATCCCGTCTACGGATGCGTCGCCCACATCTTCGCCCTCCAAAAACAG GTGTCGATGCTGCAAGCGCAGTTGATGCAGGTGAAGGCGCAGTTGGCTTACCAGGCGTCGTCGTCGACGCTGCCGCCGGCTGCGAACGGGGGATCAGATGGGGATCGCTTGCTGATGCAGCAGGTCATGGGCTGTAAGGAGGAGCCACACCATCACTTCGGGGAGCTTCATGCCATGGCTCAGAGATTGATGAGGAGCTAA